Proteins from a genomic interval of Blastocatellia bacterium:
- a CDS encoding threonine/serine dehydratase gives MITLDEIRKAREEFPDVIRRTPLLPSDSLTERVGARVWLKCENLQVTGSYKARAAFTLLSRLNADEKRRGAALSSSGNFASAFAYMGRLLGIPTTVVMMRKTSPLKAEKTAHYGAEIVWCENRFEARFEALRRLELERGLTIINTLEDDNVPIGHGTAGLEIIEQLSTTDMVLVPISTGGLIAGVATAVKELNPDVTVIGVQPEGSNAAYLSFRAGQIVTIPETRTICDGLTATRPGELMFAHIQRYVDDIVLVDDDAVRAAVGWLAEKDHLVVEPSGAVGVAALLTGKIEARGNVVALLSGGNIAPRLLAEILMET, from the coding sequence ATGATTACACTTGATGAGATTCGGAAGGCGCGGGAAGAATTCCCCGACGTTATTCGGCGAACGCCGCTTCTCCCAAGCGATTCGTTGACGGAGCGCGTGGGAGCCAGGGTCTGGCTCAAGTGCGAGAACCTGCAGGTGACTGGAAGTTACAAGGCGCGGGCGGCTTTCACTTTGCTCTCCCGCCTGAACGCGGACGAGAAGCGACGGGGAGCAGCTCTTTCTTCATCGGGAAATTTCGCTTCGGCCTTCGCCTATATGGGTCGTCTGCTCGGTATTCCGACGACTGTTGTCATGATGCGAAAGACATCGCCGCTGAAGGCCGAAAAGACGGCTCATTACGGAGCAGAAATCGTCTGGTGCGAGAACCGATTCGAGGCTCGCTTCGAAGCCTTGCGTCGTCTGGAGCTGGAGCGAGGTCTAACCATCATCAACACGTTGGAAGATGACAACGTACCGATCGGACATGGGACAGCGGGCCTTGAAATTATCGAGCAATTGTCTACGACGGATATGGTGCTTGTGCCCATCAGCACGGGTGGATTGATCGCCGGCGTGGCCACTGCCGTCAAGGAGTTGAACCCAGATGTGACGGTCATCGGCGTGCAACCTGAGGGTTCCAATGCCGCCTATCTTTCCTTTCGGGCCGGCCAGATCGTGACGATCCCCGAGACGAGGACAATCTGCGACGGGCTGACGGCAACTCGACCGGGAGAGCTGATGTTTGCCCATATTCAGCGGTATGTAGATGACATCGTTCTGGTGGACGATGACGCCGTCCGTGCGGCTGTGGGCTGGTTGGCGGAAAAGGATCATCTCGTGGTCGAGCCGTCGGGGGCTGTGGGTGTCGCCGCCCTCCTGACGGGAAAGATCGAAGCGCGCGGCAATGTGGTCGCCCTCCTCAGCGGAGGCAATATCGCCCCTCGGCTGCTGGCGGAGATTCTAATGGAAACCTGA
- a CDS encoding exonuclease SbcCD subunit D: MKDVVFYHCSDLHLGKTYADSPGADERSEDFFRVFAEIVQRAVREEIAALVIAGDLFHHAQVMPRTFARTVEVLEPLKRAGIPVIAVEGNHDWIHRRENISWMEALSAMGLICLLRPTRDDEGNYFFPPWDDEKRSGGHREVQGIHFYGVGYIGSSPGPHVPRIVEAVRRAGTDENVLLFHVGVRQYCGTDIGNMSLEEALPLGEVFRYVALGHGHKPYVIPAATPFAYNPGSPECVNFGEERYGPKGFNRVVWRHGKSPEVELIPTSPRPMINETISLTGCQNVEDAERRIREHLQSLDREQQDPRQPVVRVKLTGRVEFRPAELSRSRVIEAVRAVLAPLHVEVENALSFLSRSVAGLLEREQRSLSDLERDVVESLFAAQSAYQSDSRRYAKLALDLKRQLLEEKREEAPDLSELLDLLHRALHERDEPEISSMTALT; encoded by the coding sequence ATGAAGGACGTGGTTTTCTATCACTGCTCGGACCTCCATCTGGGCAAGACATACGCTGATTCGCCAGGAGCTGATGAACGTTCGGAGGATTTCTTCCGTGTCTTCGCTGAGATCGTTCAGCGAGCTGTCCGGGAGGAGATCGCTGCTCTGGTGATCGCTGGCGATCTCTTCCATCACGCTCAGGTGATGCCGCGAACATTCGCCCGAACCGTCGAGGTGTTAGAACCACTCAAACGAGCGGGAATTCCAGTTATCGCCGTCGAAGGGAACCATGACTGGATTCATCGCCGGGAGAATATCTCCTGGATGGAAGCCCTGTCGGCGATGGGATTGATCTGTCTTCTTCGCCCGACGCGCGATGACGAGGGGAATTATTTCTTTCCACCCTGGGATGACGAGAAACGTTCGGGCGGACATCGTGAGGTCCAGGGAATTCACTTTTACGGGGTCGGGTATATCGGCTCTTCTCCCGGCCCTCACGTTCCGCGCATCGTGGAAGCCGTTCGTCGAGCGGGGACCGACGAAAATGTGTTGCTCTTTCATGTCGGGGTACGACAGTACTGTGGAACGGACATCGGAAATATGTCGCTCGAAGAAGCTCTCCCCTTGGGGGAGGTGTTTCGCTACGTCGCTCTGGGACACGGGCACAAACCGTATGTCATTCCGGCAGCCACTCCCTTCGCCTATAATCCCGGCTCGCCCGAGTGCGTCAATTTCGGCGAAGAGAGGTATGGCCCGAAGGGATTCAACCGTGTGGTCTGGCGTCATGGAAAATCGCCGGAGGTGGAACTGATTCCCACATCGCCGCGACCGATGATCAATGAGACGATTTCCCTGACAGGCTGTCAGAATGTCGAGGATGCAGAACGTCGCATTCGTGAGCACCTGCAGTCACTCGACCGCGAGCAACAGGATCCGCGGCAGCCCGTTGTGCGGGTGAAATTGACGGGCCGCGTGGAGTTTCGACCGGCGGAACTTTCTCGTTCACGCGTGATTGAGGCTGTGAGAGCTGTTCTCGCTCCTCTCCATGTGGAAGTCGAGAATGCCCTGTCCTTTCTCAGTCGGAGCGTCGCGGGTCTGCTCGAGCGCGAACAACGAAGCCTCTCAGACCTGGAGCGCGACGTCGTGGAGAGTTTGTTCGCTGCTCAGTCGGCGTATCAGTCGGATTCGAGACGATACGCCAAACTTGCCCTGGACCTCAAGAGGCAATTACTCGAGGAGAAACGGGAGGAGGCCCCCGATCTGTCCGAACTTCTCGACCTGCTTCATCGCGCTTTGCATGAGCGAGATGAGCCAGAAATATCAAGTATGACGGCTCTCACGTGA
- a CDS encoding beta-ketoacyl-[acyl-carrier-protein] synthase family protein — MKRQPIIPRRVVITGMGCLSPNGIGRENYAAALKAGRSGVRRITRFDPSDLPVQIAAEVVGLDVYEVVPPKERQHLPRVVPMALWATDEALEDARLAVNDLSLEERRRIGVVVGSGGGGLEFAERQYSYYYAGEPKKASVYTIASTTLGTLSSEISMRYQLRGMSYVISTGCASSTDAIGYAFQLIQLGRADVIITGGVDAPISHGIMWAFCNMRAMTASWNHAPERASRPFSRDRDGFVLGEGAWMFVAEELEHARRRGARIYAEILGYGATCDAYHRVRLDESGEEPARAMRLAMDDAGIQPWEVDYVNLHGTSTVLNDRIETRAVKLAFGPHAYRIPLSATKSMIGHAQGACGAAGIAATLLGMREGFVPPTINLDEPDPECDLDYVPHHSRPADIRTALCNCISFGSKNAALVVRRYEGD; from the coding sequence CAGCCGATCATTCCTCGACGTGTCGTCATCACAGGTATGGGCTGCTTGAGCCCCAACGGCATTGGCCGGGAGAACTACGCCGCTGCTCTCAAAGCCGGTCGGAGTGGCGTTCGCCGCATTACACGATTTGATCCTTCGGATCTGCCCGTGCAAATTGCGGCTGAAGTGGTCGGTCTGGATGTGTATGAGGTTGTTCCACCGAAGGAACGTCAGCATCTCCCCCGTGTCGTACCGATGGCGCTCTGGGCTACGGATGAGGCCCTCGAAGATGCTCGGCTGGCGGTGAATGATCTCTCGCTTGAGGAGCGACGGCGGATCGGGGTGGTTGTCGGAAGCGGTGGTGGCGGACTCGAATTCGCCGAGCGTCAATACAGCTATTACTATGCGGGGGAACCGAAGAAGGCGAGTGTCTACACCATCGCCAGCACCACGCTCGGGACACTGTCATCGGAGATTTCCATGCGCTATCAGTTGCGGGGGATGAGTTATGTCATTTCCACCGGTTGCGCCAGCTCGACTGATGCCATCGGGTATGCTTTCCAGCTTATTCAGTTGGGTCGCGCCGATGTTATTATCACCGGGGGCGTTGATGCTCCTATCTCTCACGGCATCATGTGGGCGTTTTGCAACATGCGCGCGATGACAGCCTCCTGGAATCACGCACCGGAGCGAGCATCAAGACCGTTCAGTCGGGATCGTGATGGATTCGTACTGGGCGAGGGAGCGTGGATGTTCGTCGCCGAAGAGCTGGAACACGCCAGGCGACGGGGTGCGAGAATCTATGCCGAAATCCTCGGGTATGGCGCGACCTGCGATGCTTATCATCGTGTTCGCCTCGACGAAAGCGGGGAAGAGCCAGCCCGCGCCATGCGGCTGGCAATGGATGATGCCGGTATCCAGCCGTGGGAGGTTGATTACGTCAATTTGCATGGCACCTCGACCGTTCTCAATGACCGAATCGAGACGCGAGCGGTGAAGCTGGCCTTTGGTCCTCACGCCTATCGCATCCCTTTGAGCGCGACCAAATCCATGATCGGTCACGCGCAAGGGGCCTGCGGGGCAGCTGGTATCGCGGCGACGCTTCTGGGTATGCGGGAGGGCTTCGTCCCGCCGACGATCAATCTCGACGAACCCGATCCCGAGTGCGATCTCGATTACGTTCCCCATCACAGCCGACCGGCAGACATCCGAACCGCTCTCTGCAACTGCATCAGCTTCGGTTCGAAGAACGCCGCCCTGGTTGTGCGTCGGTATGAGGGGGACTGA
- a CDS encoding SMC family ATPase gives MLIEKVELKNIKPYRERTFTFAPGINVLSGPNGAGKSTVFEAIGFALFGVEANRFIGKAERFVRKGARQGLVRVHFRADDGRCYVVERRAGTNARRQLAEKKPDGTEEVIAVKNDQELQQVLKRILNVTTDTCDLADRFLTVIGPLQNEFLTPFLKRGQPRTDEFDRILGISAWREAYWRSAGLEREAKNVITQKRKLVEEKRAQIADYDQIVADLTRTQAELSQKRKELRTVEEELQRISEEVEALDRAKEELSKLDLQLGKEREQRARLEEVHQAARRRLDDALKAKRVCDASAESYATYRRAEERLRQLREQEREAGALREKVQALDKQIGAERSRIKTEEKSLSERERKVSEERQSLRQQHDSLTKELEALEAEGQRIRIELDACTSFLARGDELPAPSSVRDAAIGYISDLESVEIEIGDLRRRLSCRPTLEALVGEAEALEKRVKELERECADRKARRMHLEEGNQKLARGQCPFFEERCLNLAQRAESPAAFFSERIADITSELDVLSREVDVMNARLREAQAAREEIARLKEVEKQLVHAQQRKERLSKDLDQKLQPYLSGALLENVRRWVESAPSFRDEFCRLVDETEAFEVEDPNDLRQLREAVERFSRQLENLLNRVRGIVEVHRDKLDETVRQVRERYAARSGEQKRIQERIEQLEGENNEIAAGRARLDRDREALDKKIIERDALARELRRFDDLSERIKEQEAILRAHQSGYAEYERNIKAAGQLEQAEREVREAERKITSLNRQIAELEARATALRSGYDEGAYRRALKLQKDLTEQRARLRVEVQNLAAQTDRLGAEKERMEGIRQAIRELETEIERYERTLRFIQDLREHVFKKVSEHLSERFREEVSRIADRIYRAISGSDEELRWGPDYRIELVDFHEGRERVRYDEELSGGEMVNAVVALRLALLQTTGSKIGFFDEPTSHLDEIRRANLAQAFRNLRVGQGELDRPWYDQLFLISHDVSFTEITDQIIYLTGTDPDDGIHIGETEG, from the coding sequence ATGCTCATCGAGAAGGTCGAGTTGAAAAACATCAAGCCTTACAGGGAGCGAACCTTCACCTTCGCCCCTGGGATCAATGTGCTCTCGGGACCAAACGGTGCGGGCAAGAGCACGGTGTTCGAAGCCATCGGCTTCGCCCTTTTTGGTGTGGAGGCCAACCGATTTATCGGTAAAGCTGAGCGTTTTGTCCGCAAGGGGGCGCGTCAGGGGCTGGTGCGCGTCCATTTTCGGGCCGATGATGGCCGTTGTTATGTGGTGGAACGACGGGCCGGAACGAACGCCCGACGACAACTGGCTGAGAAGAAGCCTGACGGTACGGAAGAGGTCATTGCCGTTAAAAATGATCAGGAATTGCAACAGGTCCTCAAAAGGATCCTGAACGTGACGACCGACACATGTGATCTGGCTGACCGGTTTCTGACTGTCATCGGCCCGCTCCAGAATGAGTTTCTCACCCCCTTTCTCAAACGAGGGCAGCCGCGGACCGATGAGTTCGATCGCATTCTGGGGATTAGTGCTTGGCGGGAAGCCTACTGGCGAAGTGCCGGATTGGAACGGGAAGCAAAAAATGTCATTACTCAGAAGCGCAAGCTCGTGGAAGAAAAACGTGCTCAGATCGCCGATTATGATCAGATTGTGGCCGACCTGACGAGGACTCAGGCCGAGCTGTCACAAAAACGGAAGGAGCTAAGGACGGTTGAGGAGGAACTCCAGCGGATCTCGGAGGAAGTAGAGGCCCTGGACCGGGCGAAAGAGGAATTGAGCAAACTCGATCTGCAACTCGGCAAAGAACGCGAGCAAAGGGCGCGCCTTGAAGAGGTGCACCAAGCGGCCAGACGACGCCTGGATGACGCTCTCAAAGCGAAACGGGTTTGCGACGCGTCGGCCGAAAGCTACGCCACCTATCGCCGGGCGGAAGAGCGTCTCAGGCAGCTCCGCGAGCAGGAGCGCGAAGCCGGAGCGCTGCGGGAGAAGGTCCAGGCCCTCGACAAACAGATCGGCGCCGAACGAAGCAGGATAAAGACGGAGGAAAAGAGCCTGAGCGAGCGCGAGCGAAAAGTTTCAGAGGAGCGGCAGAGCCTGAGGCAACAACACGACTCCCTTACAAAAGAACTAGAGGCACTCGAGGCAGAGGGCCAGAGGATCAGGATCGAGCTGGATGCATGCACCAGTTTCCTGGCCAGGGGAGATGAGCTGCCGGCACCATCCTCCGTTCGAGACGCGGCCATAGGATACATCAGCGATCTGGAGTCCGTGGAGATAGAAATAGGGGACCTCCGGCGCCGGCTGAGCTGTCGGCCAACACTTGAAGCTCTTGTGGGCGAAGCGGAGGCGCTGGAGAAAAGAGTAAAAGAGCTGGAGCGGGAATGCGCCGACCGGAAGGCCCGTCGCATGCACCTGGAGGAGGGGAATCAGAAGCTGGCTCGTGGTCAATGCCCTTTTTTTGAGGAAAGATGCTTGAACCTTGCACAAAGGGCCGAATCGCCCGCTGCCTTCTTCAGCGAGCGCATCGCCGACATCACCTCCGAGCTTGACGTCCTTTCAAGAGAGGTTGACGTTATGAACGCCAGACTGCGGGAGGCTCAGGCGGCGCGAGAGGAAATCGCTCGGCTCAAGGAGGTGGAAAAACAGCTTGTCCACGCTCAGCAGCGGAAGGAGCGGCTGAGCAAAGATCTGGATCAGAAACTCCAGCCGTATCTGTCGGGGGCGTTGCTCGAAAACGTTCGCCGATGGGTTGAGTCGGCTCCGTCGTTTCGAGATGAGTTTTGTCGGCTTGTTGATGAGACCGAAGCGTTCGAGGTCGAGGATCCGAACGATCTTCGCCAGCTCAGGGAAGCCGTTGAAAGGTTCAGCCGCCAGCTTGAAAATCTTCTGAATCGGGTTCGGGGGATTGTGGAAGTTCACCGTGACAAGCTCGATGAGACCGTCCGGCAGGTGCGCGAGCGCTATGCCGCTCGAAGTGGCGAGCAAAAGCGGATCCAGGAGAGGATCGAGCAGCTTGAGGGCGAAAACAACGAGATCGCTGCCGGGCGCGCCCGCTTAGATCGAGACCGTGAGGCTCTCGACAAAAAGATCATCGAGCGAGATGCGCTCGCTCGAGAGCTGCGCCGCTTCGATGATCTCTCCGAGCGGATCAAAGAGCAAGAGGCGATTCTCAGGGCACATCAGTCGGGATATGCGGAATACGAGCGAAACATCAAGGCGGCAGGGCAGCTCGAACAAGCGGAGAGGGAAGTGAGGGAGGCTGAACGAAAGATCACCTCACTGAACCGACAAATCGCGGAACTGGAAGCGAGAGCAACTGCCCTACGATCCGGCTATGATGAGGGCGCGTATCGCCGAGCCCTCAAGCTTCAGAAGGATTTAACCGAACAGCGGGCGCGTCTACGGGTGGAAGTTCAAAACCTCGCGGCCCAGACCGATCGGCTCGGAGCTGAGAAGGAGCGCATGGAGGGAATCCGTCAGGCGATTCGCGAACTGGAGACGGAAATCGAGCGCTATGAGCGCACGCTCCGATTTATCCAGGATCTCCGAGAGCACGTCTTCAAGAAGGTGTCGGAGCATCTCTCCGAGCGATTCCGTGAGGAAGTCAGTCGAATTGCCGACCGGATTTATCGAGCGATTTCCGGCAGCGACGAAGAACTTCGGTGGGGCCCGGATTATCGAATCGAACTCGTGGATTTCCACGAAGGTCGCGAGCGCGTGCGGTATGACGAGGAATTGTCCGGTGGCGAGATGGTCAATGCCGTTGTGGCTTTGCGCCTCGCGCTGCTTCAGACGACGGGATCAAAGATCGGATTTTTCGATGAACCGACATCACACCTGGATGAGATTCGGCGCGCGAATCTCGCGCAAGCGTTTCGCAATCTCCGCGTCGGCCAGGGCGAACTCGATCGTCCCTGGTACGATCAACTTTTCCTCATCTCCCATGACGTATCGTTCACTGAGATCACGGATCAGATCATCTATCTGACGGGAACCGACCCGGACGATGGCATTCACATCGGAGAGACGGAGGGGTGA
- the gatC gene encoding Asp-tRNA(Asn)/Glu-tRNA(Gln) amidotransferase subunit GatC — MPITKADVEKIASLANLELTEEEKEMFTAQLAAIVAYVEKLNELDTTDVPPMAHAGADEKADYALREDIVQQGLGQSAALQNAPDPCNGYFRVPKVIEEA, encoded by the coding sequence ATGCCAATTACGAAGGCTGATGTGGAAAAGATTGCATCGCTGGCCAATCTCGAACTGACCGAAGAGGAAAAAGAGATGTTCACAGCGCAACTGGCCGCCATCGTCGCCTATGTCGAGAAACTGAACGAACTGGATACGACCGATGTCCCTCCAATGGCTCATGCCGGTGCTGATGAGAAGGCCGATTACGCGCTGCGCGAGGATATTGTTCAGCAGGGCCTCGGCCAGTCAGCGGCCCTGCAAAATGCTCCTGATCCCTGTAACGGGTATTTCCGGGTCCCCAAAGTGATCGAGGAGGCGTGA
- the rpiB gene encoding ribose 5-phosphate isomerase B, which translates to MRIVIGADHAGFEMKTEIIAYLRELGHEVIDVGTDSAEPADYPDFALAVGMALRQGRADRGILICGSGVGASVAANKIPGIRAGLCHDTYSAHQGVEHDDVNVLVLGARVIGQALARELVAAFLKAQFSGEQRHVRRLDKVKAIEARFLRTGQSPDETPG; encoded by the coding sequence ATGCGCATTGTCATCGGAGCTGATCACGCCGGCTTTGAGATGAAAACGGAGATCATCGCCTATCTCCGCGAGCTGGGACATGAGGTGATAGATGTAGGAACGGATAGCGCGGAACCGGCTGACTATCCCGATTTTGCATTGGCTGTAGGGATGGCGCTTCGCCAGGGACGAGCGGATCGGGGGATTCTCATTTGCGGCAGTGGCGTGGGAGCATCGGTGGCGGCCAATAAGATTCCCGGAATTCGGGCGGGTTTGTGCCACGACACGTACTCGGCCCATCAGGGAGTCGAACATGATGATGTTAACGTCCTGGTGCTCGGCGCGCGGGTGATCGGTCAGGCGCTGGCGCGAGAGCTGGTGGCCGCCTTCTTGAAGGCACAGTTTTCCGGTGAGCAACGACACGTTCGTCGGCTCGATAAGGTGAAAGCAATTGAGGCTCGATTTCTCCGGACTGGACAATCCCCCGACGAGACACCGGGGTGA
- a CDS encoding methyltransferase domain-containing protein, with protein sequence MRWFVPDFSRRATTAELMDDPDLPEADVRAALDDLRRINHYFGVTATVRRHLFTLIHRHRLMEAWVLDVATGAADIPQALVDHARRKGLAVHLVALDRGQMMIKIARTKLAENPEISLVRADALALPFPDDSFDFAIVSEFLHHLTWEQAVLFLRRLRKIVRVAFIIHDLHRHPVAYYGFWVLSRLLFRSRLVRHDGPVSFLRGFTEEDVERLKQASGLDNLVLYRHFPYRLVIVGTK encoded by the coding sequence ATGAGATGGTTCGTCCCTGATTTTTCTCGACGAGCGACGACAGCGGAACTAATGGATGATCCCGATCTCCCCGAAGCCGATGTCCGGGCGGCTCTGGACGACCTCCGGCGGATCAATCACTACTTCGGTGTGACAGCAACTGTTCGGCGTCACCTTTTCACTCTCATCCATCGCCATCGGTTGATGGAGGCTTGGGTTCTCGATGTCGCCACCGGAGCGGCAGACATTCCCCAGGCCCTCGTAGATCACGCCCGGAGGAAAGGCCTCGCCGTGCATCTCGTTGCCCTGGATCGGGGACAAATGATGATAAAGATTGCCCGGACTAAACTTGCCGAAAACCCCGAGATCTCGCTGGTGCGGGCGGACGCCCTGGCGTTGCCTTTCCCCGACGATTCGTTTGATTTCGCCATCGTGAGCGAATTCCTCCATCACCTCACCTGGGAGCAGGCGGTCCTGTTCCTGCGTCGCCTTCGGAAGATTGTTCGAGTGGCCTTCATCATTCACGATCTTCATCGTCATCCCGTGGCGTATTACGGATTCTGGGTGCTGTCGCGGCTTCTCTTCCGCAGTCGGCTTGTGCGTCATGACGGGCCGGTCTCCTTCCTGCGAGGATTCACCGAGGAAGATGTTGAGCGACTTAAGCAAGCATCCGGTCTGGACAATCTCGTCCTCTATCGGCACTTCCCCTATCGGTTGGTTATCGTTGGGACGAAATGA
- a CDS encoding NAD(P)/FAD-dependent oxidoreductase, with product MKYDVIIVGGGPAGTSAGIHLARYGYRVVILERHRFPREKLCGEFIAPEAIPLLDRLGLLSTLRAAGAHIVTEGALIAASGESVAASFSEFRGTPGYGLGLSRRVFDHLLWQKAQACGADVLERFHVHRLVEVGHRTRGVIGTIAGSEREMCFQGEIVIDASGRARQLFSKQQANVRSRRRFFGGRRHSSWIAYRVHLSDVMEIDGRVELYFYSTGYGGVIPIEKGLFNLCAITTWDVARRTHGDPQRLMAATVGEHPIAREKLRRARIEGKVLGVGPLDFGLASETTAVLRIGDARGEMDPFLGQGIWLALQSGELAARLIHGAMSRGDPADVVSAYEASYRAAFGSRFLIARLLRPLAGSPGWGRRVLSFLSHHLCARNLALRATRGW from the coding sequence ATGAAGTACGATGTGATCATCGTAGGAGGAGGTCCGGCAGGCACCTCGGCGGGAATTCACCTGGCACGTTACGGTTATCGGGTTGTCATACTGGAACGGCACCGGTTCCCCCGCGAGAAACTCTGTGGCGAATTCATCGCCCCGGAGGCGATCCCCTTGCTGGATCGGCTCGGTCTTCTCTCAACACTTCGTGCGGCCGGTGCCCATATTGTCACCGAGGGAGCACTCATCGCGGCCTCGGGAGAGAGCGTCGCCGCCTCTTTTTCTGAGTTTCGAGGGACGCCCGGATATGGCCTGGGCCTCAGCCGTCGAGTATTCGATCACCTGCTCTGGCAGAAAGCTCAGGCGTGTGGTGCCGACGTTCTTGAGCGATTCCATGTTCATCGCCTGGTGGAAGTGGGACATCGGACACGCGGGGTCATTGGCACCATCGCCGGATCGGAGAGGGAGATGTGTTTTCAGGGCGAGATCGTCATTGATGCGAGCGGGCGAGCGAGACAACTGTTCTCGAAGCAACAGGCGAACGTGCGTTCACGACGGCGATTTTTCGGGGGCCGTCGTCATTCATCATGGATCGCCTATCGGGTTCATCTTTCGGATGTCATGGAGATTGACGGGCGCGTCGAGCTTTACTTTTACTCGACCGGATATGGAGGTGTGATCCCTATCGAAAAGGGTCTATTCAACCTCTGCGCCATAACGACCTGGGATGTTGCTCGGCGCACGCACGGGGATCCCCAGCGCCTCATGGCGGCGACGGTGGGAGAGCATCCCATCGCCCGCGAGAAACTGCGGCGTGCCCGCATCGAGGGAAAGGTGCTCGGCGTCGGTCCCCTTGATTTTGGCCTCGCGTCCGAAACAACAGCCGTCCTCCGCATCGGAGATGCGCGTGGGGAGATGGATCCGTTTCTCGGCCAGGGAATTTGGTTGGCTCTGCAAAGCGGTGAGCTGGCCGCTCGCCTCATACATGGGGCTATGAGTCGAGGCGATCCCGCTGATGTCGTCTCCGCCTACGAAGCCTCGTATCGGGCGGCATTCGGTTCTCGATTCCTTATTGCCCGTCTTCTTCGCCCCTTAGCCGGATCTCCGGGATGGGGACGTCGAGTCCTCTCATTTCTCAGCCATCACCTCTGTGCGCGTAACCTGGCACTTCGTGCAACACGTGGCTGGTGA